The DNA sequence GGAACGCTGGGCGATCTACTCTCCCATGTCATCGATATGGCACACTTCATTGTCGGCGGTATCGACAGCGTCGTCTCACAACAGGATGTAGCAACAGCGGGAACTGGTACACACTTCAGCCTCGGTGCAGATGGCGAAACGGATGCCGTCACGAACGAAGACTATGTCGGGGCATTAGTACGATTTGAGAACGGTGTCAGAGGTTCACTGGAGGCGTGCAGAGTTATCACCGGACCAAAGTGCGAAATGGCGTTTGAGGTACACGGTACAGACGGTGCCTTGCGCTGGAACTTCGAGCAAATGAACGAACTCGAGGTGTACCTACCCGCCGAGGACGGTTTCCCCGATGGATACACTCGCGTGCTAAGCGGTCCGAGCCACCCATTCCATAGTTATTTCAATCCAGGTCCCGCGGTCGGATTGGGCTACGACGATCTGAAAACAATTGAGGCATACCAGTTTTTGCAAGCCATTCACACAGGAAAACTGGGAAATCCTCGGAAGTCACGCGATCACGATCATCGTGATGGCGTGCTTCCGCCAAGTTTCCGAGAAGCCGCCGCAGTCGCCGATGTGCAAACTGCTATCCAAACCTCATGGGAGGAGGATCGGTGGATCTCCGTTTAAAAATGAAACACATACTACACTCCGTTACCGAGGTTTCTAACCTCAACACTCACACACCAAGTCCCGCTGGCGAGGTTTCTAACCTCACCTCTTATATGCTGATCTTCTGCTGCTCTCTACTTTTCTCCTTTAACACCGTTGCACAACCCTTGCCCCAATTCACCGACATCACACACGAAGCAGGCATCGACTTCGTCCATAACACGGGTGCCTTTGGCGAGAAATACCTCCCTGAAACCATGGGATCAGGATGCGCCTTCATCGACTATAACACCGACGGTTGGCAGGACATTCTACTCGTCAACGGAAAGGATTGGGAAGGCGCGCCAACTCAGAAGCGGCAAACGATGGCACTCTACCGAAACGATCGAGACGGCACCTTCACTGATGTCACCGAAACCGCAGGTCTCGCTACACCGATTTACGGTATGGGTGTCGCCGTCGCCGATTACGACAACGACGGTGATCCAGACATCTACATCAGCACCCTTGAAACCGATCGGCTCTTCCAAAACAAAGGTGATGGCACTTATGTTGACGTTACAGAAGTCGCCGGTGTTCACAACCCCGGTTTCGGCACAAGCTGCGCATGGTTCGATTACAACAAGGACGGGTACCTCGATCTCTACGTCGCCAATTACGTCGAATGGACCAGAGAGAACGATCTGTTCTGCACCCTCGACGGCATCAATAAATCCTACTGCACTCCTGAATCCTACACAGGTCAGTCCAGTAAACTTTTCAGAAATCGCGGCGACGGCACATTTGCCGATGTCTCCCGTATCGCACGGATTGAGGACAACACGAGCAAATCACTCGGTGTTTGTATCTTCGACTACAATACCGATGGCTTACCTGACATCTTTGAGGCGAACGACACGCAACCCAATAAACTCTACCAAAACAACGGCGACGGCACCTTCATCGAAAGCGGAATGCTCGCTGGAATTGCCTATAACGAAAGCGGTGTCGCAACCGGCGCGATGGGTATTGATGCCGCAGATTACGATCGTAGCGGCAAAGAGAGCCTCGTTATCGGCAACTTCTCCAACGAGATGCTCAATCTTTATCACAACGAAGGCGACTTTTTCATCGACGATGCCCCTGTCGCGCATATCGGAAATGCAACCTTACTGACACTCACCTTCGCATGCTTCTTCTTCGACTTCGATCTCGACGGTAACCTCGACATCTTCACCGCTAACGGACACGTTGAAACCGACATCAACGCCATCCAGACCCAAGTCACCTACGCGCAACCTCCGCATCTATTTCACAACGACTCCCAAGGCAAATTCACCGATGCAATTCATAAAGTCGGCGTGGATTTGGCACAACCGATGGTTGGAAGAGGTGGAGCCTATGGCGATATCGACAACGACGGCGATTGGGACCTGCTCGTTACAACCTCCAACGGACCCGCCCATCTCTTCCGAAACGACGGTGGAAACCGCAAGGCGTGGATTAAGATCCAACCCGTCGGGCAAACAAGCAACCGCGACGGCATCGGCGCGCAGATCCGCATAACCTCCGCTCTCGGAACACAGACGCACACAGTCAAGAGTGGCTCCAGTTACTGCTCACAGAGCGAACTCACCGCCATCTTCGGCATAAACGACGATACCCTTATCGAAACAATCGAAGTGAAGTGGCCCAACGGTGCCGTCAGCACACGCAAAAATGTCAAACCCAACCAACAGATTCGCATTGAGGAATTTTAATCTTACCTTAACGTCCTACAGAAACAGTTCCTTTCCGTGCTATTCCGTTCTTCTGTAGGAAGGAACTCCGATTCCCGACAATATTGGCTTTCAGCTATCAGTTGTAGATATGGCCCACCT is a window from the Candidatus Poribacteria bacterium genome containing:
- a CDS encoding Gfo/Idh/MocA family oxidoreductase; the protein is DRFHDSPLQPKLIICADDVVERTTEAKTRFGFERTTTDFRHVIDDADIQVVNIAAPNSMHLEIVEAATAAGKHVFCEKPVGRNPTETKTIYAAAQRADVITCVGYNYRWAPVVQYAHQLISERKLGTLTHYRGRFFAGYASHPSAVLSWRFQKEIAGLGTLGDLLSHVIDMAHFIVGGIDSVVSQQDVATAGTGTHFSLGADGETDAVTNEDYVGALVRFENGVRGSLEACRVITGPKCEMAFEVHGTDGALRWNFEQMNELEVYLPAEDGFPDGYTRVLSGPSHPFHSYFNPGPAVGLGYDDLKTIEAYQFLQAIHTGKLGNPRKSRDHDHRDGVLPPSFREAAAVADVQTAIQTSWEEDRWISV
- a CDS encoding CRTAC1 family protein; translated protein: MKHILHSVTEVSNLNTHTPSPAGEVSNLTSYMLIFCCSLLFSFNTVAQPLPQFTDITHEAGIDFVHNTGAFGEKYLPETMGSGCAFIDYNTDGWQDILLVNGKDWEGAPTQKRQTMALYRNDRDGTFTDVTETAGLATPIYGMGVAVADYDNDGDPDIYISTLETDRLFQNKGDGTYVDVTEVAGVHNPGFGTSCAWFDYNKDGYLDLYVANYVEWTRENDLFCTLDGINKSYCTPESYTGQSSKLFRNRGDGTFADVSRIARIEDNTSKSLGVCIFDYNTDGLPDIFEANDTQPNKLYQNNGDGTFIESGMLAGIAYNESGVATGAMGIDAADYDRSGKESLVIGNFSNEMLNLYHNEGDFFIDDAPVAHIGNATLLTLTFACFFFDFDLDGNLDIFTANGHVETDINAIQTQVTYAQPPHLFHNDSQGKFTDAIHKVGVDLAQPMVGRGGAYGDIDNDGDWDLLVTTSNGPAHLFRNDGGNRKAWIKIQPVGQTSNRDGIGAQIRITSALGTQTHTVKSGSSYCSQSELTAIFGINDDTLIETIEVKWPNGAVSTRKNVKPNQQIRIEEF